Proteins encoded by one window of Castor canadensis chromosome 2, mCasCan1.hap1v2, whole genome shotgun sequence:
- the Pip gene encoding prolactin-inducible protein: MRCFQFLLRAIPAALLLVLCLQLEVSDAQENTNSRRILIFDFDMPDKAKANEEINVKLKLETELRECMVVKAYLKSDVPVQGAFNYKYTRCLCADSPVTFIWDFHTDRTLRIAAVVDIVKETGICTEDMAVIPIKANRYYKFHTLAID, from the exons ATGCGCTGTTTCCAGTTCCTGCTCAGGGCCATCCCTGCCGCCCTGCTCCTGGTCCTATGCCTGCAGCTGGAAGTCAGTGATGCTCAGGAAAACAC aaaCAGTCGAAGGATACTCATATTCGATTTTGATATGCCAGATAAAGCAAAAGCAAATGAAGAGATCAATGTGAAACTTAAACTTGAAACAGAACTGAGAGAATGCATGGTG GTTAAAGCATACCTCAAAAGTGATGTCCCAGTTCAAGGTGCCTTCAACTATAAATACACCCGCTGCCTCTGTGCCGATAGTCCAGTAACCTTCATCTGGGACTTTCATACGGACA GAACTTTAAGAATTGCAGCAGTAGTTGACATTGTTAAAGAAACCGGTATCTGCACTGAAGATATGGCAGTGATACCCATCAAAGCAAACCGGTATTATAAGTTCCATACCCTGGCAATAGATTAA